From Watersipora subatra chromosome 8, tzWatSuba1.1, whole genome shotgun sequence, a single genomic window includes:
- the LOC137402031 gene encoding uncharacterized protein has product MDYDRADLQQLLLGYANLGTNSEQTERMREVLKNAGAESRYDMLMKIRSEAAKCTPIHRAAAWNDRESTRHMLAGFSTDQRHMILKIQNQGAKTAAHFAAQEGHTEMLFCLLHDLSSGHRFEILKLQDVDGNTALHDAAICKDVNALGILLAAVTPEHKDQLLRIKNNRHKTVEKISKLPELSYRYSQWNSLGLKYANQVIRELEEAVKMLTAKNAKQAAEIEQWNQRAEELEKQVPRPYDEISSTKLIGDCTETNSQTIKHLKDLVQEQAEELRKLKEANVEMLKMMRGSMRLKRFSSSTSVEYKQTDF; this is encoded by the exons ATGGATTACGACAGAGCTGATCTTCAGCAGCTGTTGTTGGGTTATGCTAATTTGGGAACAAACTCAGAACAGACAGAGCGAATGAGGGAAGTGCTAAAGAATGCAGGGGCAGAGAGCAGGTATGATATGTTGATGAAAATTAGAAGTGAAGCCGCAAAATGTACACCTATTCACAGAGCAGCCGCTTGGAATGACAGGGAGAGTACGAGACATATGCTGGCAGGCTTCTCAACTGATCAGCGAcacatgattttaaaaatacagaaTCAAGGTGCAAAAACAGCGGCGCATTTTGCAGCGCAAGAAGGCCACACCGAAATGCTATTCTGTTTACTTCACGACCTTTCATCGGGCCACAGATTCGAGATTTTAAAACTTCAGGATGTTGATGGAAATACAGCCTTACATGACGCTGCCATTTGTAAAGATGTCAATGCATTAGGCATTCTTCTCGCTGCCGTAACTCCTGAGCATAAGGATCAATTATTGCGGATAAAAAACAACAGACACAAAACTGTTGAGAAAATCAGCAAGTTGCCAGAACTTTCCTACAGATACTCTCAGTGGAATTCTTTAG GACTTAAGTATGCCAACCAAGTGATAAGGGAACTGGAAGAAGCTGTGAAAATGCTAACTGCAAAAAATGCTAAGCAAGCTGCAG AAATAGAGCAGTGGAACCAACGAGCAGAAGAGTTGGAGAAACAAGTGCCCAGGCCCTATGACG AGATCTCTAGCACTAAACTGATTGGTGATTGTACAGAAACTAACAGCCAAACGATAAAGCATCTTAAAGACCTGGTACAAGAGCAGGCAGAAG AGTTGCGAAAACTGAAAGAAGCTAATGTTGAGATGCTGAAGATGATGAGAGGCAGCATGAGGTTGAAAAGATTTTCCTCATCAACCAGCGTAGAATACAAGCAAACTGACTTTTGA